From the genome of Bombus huntii isolate Logan2020A chromosome 14, iyBomHunt1.1, whole genome shotgun sequence, one region includes:
- the LOC126873357 gene encoding dipeptidyl aminopeptidase-like protein 6 isoform X3 produces the protein MVFLNINHFFKMLVSANPNQRNWRGILIALLVIVAVLTLIVTSVALLTPPDEGPRVRGARIRLSEVLSGELTPLFFNGSWVSGQHICYRDVWGGISLLHVSPKNITSRSLMSNETFRRLNPAKFSLSPDRNYLLLAYNVKKLFRYSYLAQYKIYDVNTGEIIPLTPHPEKDIHPYLLLAQWTPRDHGLVMVQDYDIYYITSPKSNTGYRVTDTAVPGILSNGLPDWLYEEEILHRAEAIWMSSDGHMMLYASFNDSLVDEMHISWFGEGYKALYPHIRSLRYPKPGTPNPMVRLYVADLADPKNIHTKVVKPPPIIEHVEHYFTTASWISSTEVCITWLTRAQNLSVVTICKSPSWHCQEIQKIAAEGRGWVDTPPEAPIFSANGSSYIAISPIKDGPTGYFKHIVWVNVAQKLVVPLTHGKFEVTQIVAWDQPNNTIYFIGIPPMRPGQRHLYYVSSLLPHVGSSLHPAVCVTCTATSEGNRNKHRTASSGHHSAWSDNNYIHDHYETQTESIQDKYVGQPKENVTKKQKAKASITPEFTDQPCQYHNAIFPLVGTDYFVLECYGPGIPTVTLYKTNFPMPRLIYVLQNNTLLRERVAKLALPQIKTFPVQISGGYNAQVKLHLPPGLREDEITRYPLIVQVYGAPGSQLVTETFKIDWNTYLASRKNMIVAQIDGRGSGGQGYKFLHEVYYRLGSVEVADQLEVTEYLRDSLHFVDKQRVAVWGWSYGGFVAALALAHPGQDVFECGISVAPIVSWKLHDSAYAERYMGLPDVIANYKGYAESDVYEKVENLRNKMFYLVHGTADDNVQFQQSMALTHYLAKKDILFRQQVYPDVGHTLAGVKGHLYLSMAQFLDDCFQKQVPTDTKPGLISGGACL, from the exons ATGGTTTTCTTAAACATTAATCATTTCTTTAAAATG CTTGTATCAGCGAATCCAAATCAAAGGAATTGGCGTGGCATTTTGATAGCTCTTCTTGTGATCGTTGCGGTCCTGACTTTAATTGTGACATCGGTTGCCTTATTAACACCGCCAGATGAGGGTCCCAGGGTACGAGGTGCTAGAATAAGACTTTCTGAG gTACTCTCTGGAGAATTGACACCTCTCTTCTTCAATGGATCATGGGTAAGCGGGCAGCACATTTGCTATCGAGATGTATGGGGTGGAATTTCGCTATTACACGTTTCCCCAAAAAACATCACTTCCCGCAGTTTAATGTCCAATGAGACTTTT AGGAGACTGAATCCCGCCAAGTTCTCATTGTCACCGGATCGTAATTATTTACTCCTTGCGTACAATGTGAAGAAACTGTTCCGATACTCGTATTTAGcacaatataaaatttatgacGTAAATACAGG AGAAATTATACCATTGACTCCACATCCTGAGAAGGATATCCACCCTTACCTTTTGTTGGCACAATGGACTCCACGTGATCATGGTTTAGTTATGGTTCAGgattatgatatttattatataacaaGCCCTAAGAGTAATACAGGATATCGTGTTACTGATACAGCAGTTCCTGGTATTTTGTCAAATGGATTGCCTGACTGGCTATATGaag AAGAGATTTTACATCGTGCAGAAGCAATTTGGATGTCATCAGATGGCCATATGATGCTGTATGCCTCCTTCAATGATTCACTTGTTGACGAAATGCATATATCTTGGTTTGGGGAAGGATACAAAGCTTTGTATCCTCATATACGATCTTTGCGTTATCCTaag CCAGGAACACCAAATCCTATGGTACGACTCTATGTAGCAGACTTGGCAGATCCAAAAAACATTCATACGAAGGTAGTGAAACCGCCACCTATCATCGAGCATGT AGAACATTACTTTACAACGGCTTCTTGGATTTCTTCAACGGAAGTCTGCATAACATGGTTGACCCGTGCACAAAATCTTTCTGTTGTGACTATTTGCAAGAGCCCATCGTGGCATTGTCAG GAAATTCAAAAGATAGCAGCTGAAGGTCGTGGTTGGGTAGATACTCCTCCAGAGGCACCTATTTTTTCAGCAAATGGCAGTAGTTACATTGCTATAAGCCCAATAAAAGATGGTCCAACTGGTTATTTCAAACATATTGTTTGGGTAAATGTTGCCCAAAAATTAGTCGTTCCGCTTACTCATGGAAAATTTGAAGTTACACAAATAGTAGCATGGGATCAGCCTAATAATACCAT ATACTTTATAGGTATTCCACCTATGAGACCAGGACAGAGGCATCTTTATTATGTGAGTTCATTGTTACCACACGTGGGTTCGTCTCTACATCCTGCTGTTTGTGTTACTTGTACAGCAACATCAGAAGGAAATCGAAATAAACATAGAACAGCTTCATCTGGTCATCATAGTGCTTGGTCTGACAATAATTACATACATGATCATTATGAAACACAAACAGAAAGTATACAAGATAAATATGTTGGACAGCCAAAGGAAAATGTTACAAAGAAACAGAAAGCGAAAGCATCCATTACGCCAG aaTTTACCGATCAACCTTGTCAATATCACAATGCTATTTTCCCACTAGTTGGAACTGATTATTTTGTTTTGGAATGTTATGGGCCTGGTATACCCACTGTTACTTTATATAAAACTAATTTTCCTATGCCACGTCTTATCTATGTCTTACAGAataatacattattacgt GAACGAGTTGCTAAACTTGCACTCCCacaaataaaaacatttcCTGTTCAAATAAGTGGTGGATATAATGCACAAGTAAAATTGCATTTACCACCAGGACTAAGAGAAGATGAAATCACCAGATATCCATTAATTGTACAAGT gtATGGTGCACCAGGTTCACAGCTAGTAACAGAAACGTTTAAAATTGATTGGAATACTTATTTGGCTAGTAGAAAAAATATGATTGTTGCACAAATTGACGGGAGAGGTAGCGGAGGCCAAGGCTATAAGTTTCTTCACGAAGTGTACTATAGACTCGGCTCTGTAGAAGTTGCTGATCAACTTGAAGTGACCGA atatttgCGGGATTCATTGCATTTCGTGGATAAGCAACGAGTGGCTGTTTGGGGTTGGAGTTATGGAGGTTTCGTAGCTGCCCTTGCGCTGGCGCATCCTGGGCAAGATGTCTTTGAATGTGGTATAAGTGTAGCACCTATTGTTTCATGGAAACTTCATG ATTCAGCATATGCTGAAAGATACATGGGTTTACCAGATGTTATAGCAAATTATAAAGGATACGCCGAGTCAGATGTGTATGAGAAAGTggaaaatttacgaaataaaatgttttatttagtGCATGGCACTGCAGATGATAACGTCCAATTTCAACAATCCATGGCACTTACGCATTACCTTGCAAAAAAAGACATACTTTTCCGACAACAG GTGTATCCAGACGTGGGTCATACATTAGCAGGAGTGAAAGGTCACCTCTACTTATCAATGGCTCAATTTTTGGATGATTGTTTCCAGAAACAAGTACCTACTGATACAAAACCTGGTCTCATCAGTGGCGGAGCTTGTCTGTAG
- the LOC126873357 gene encoding dipeptidyl aminopeptidase-like protein 6 isoform X6: MRLLEIIPLTPHPEKDIHPYLLLAQWTPRDHGLVMVQDYDIYYITSPKSNTGYRVTDTAVPGILSNGLPDWLYEEEILHRAEAIWMSSDGHMMLYASFNDSLVDEMHISWFGEGYKALYPHIRSLRYPKPGTPNPMVRLYVADLADPKNIHTKVVKPPPIIEHVEHYFTTASWISSTEVCITWLTRAQNLSVVTICKSPSWHCQEIQKIAAEGRGWVDTPPEAPIFSANGSSYIAISPIKDGPTGYFKHIVWVNVAQKLVVPLTHGKFEVTQIVAWDQPNNTIYFIGIPPMRPGQRHLYYVSSLLPHVGSSLHPAVCVTCTATSEGNRNKHRTASSGHHSAWSDNNYIHDHYETQTESIQDKYVGQPKENVTKKQKAKASITPEFTDQPCQYHNAIFPLVGTDYFVLECYGPGIPTVTLYKTNFPMPRLIYVLQNNTLLRERVAKLALPQIKTFPVQISGGYNAQVKLHLPPGLREDEITRYPLIVQVYGAPGSQLVTETFKIDWNTYLASRKNMIVAQIDGRGSGGQGYKFLHEVYYRLGSVEVADQLEVTEYLRDSLHFVDKQRVAVWGWSYGGFVAALALAHPGQDVFECGISVAPIVSWKLHDSAYAERYMGLPDVIANYKGYAESDVYEKVENLRNKMFYLVHGTADDNVQFQQSMALTHYLAKKDILFRQQVYPDVGHTLAGVKGHLYLSMAQFLDDCFQKQVPTDTKPGLISGGACL; encoded by the exons ATGAGACTTTT AGAAATTATACCATTGACTCCACATCCTGAGAAGGATATCCACCCTTACCTTTTGTTGGCACAATGGACTCCACGTGATCATGGTTTAGTTATGGTTCAGgattatgatatttattatataacaaGCCCTAAGAGTAATACAGGATATCGTGTTACTGATACAGCAGTTCCTGGTATTTTGTCAAATGGATTGCCTGACTGGCTATATGaag AAGAGATTTTACATCGTGCAGAAGCAATTTGGATGTCATCAGATGGCCATATGATGCTGTATGCCTCCTTCAATGATTCACTTGTTGACGAAATGCATATATCTTGGTTTGGGGAAGGATACAAAGCTTTGTATCCTCATATACGATCTTTGCGTTATCCTaag CCAGGAACACCAAATCCTATGGTACGACTCTATGTAGCAGACTTGGCAGATCCAAAAAACATTCATACGAAGGTAGTGAAACCGCCACCTATCATCGAGCATGT AGAACATTACTTTACAACGGCTTCTTGGATTTCTTCAACGGAAGTCTGCATAACATGGTTGACCCGTGCACAAAATCTTTCTGTTGTGACTATTTGCAAGAGCCCATCGTGGCATTGTCAG GAAATTCAAAAGATAGCAGCTGAAGGTCGTGGTTGGGTAGATACTCCTCCAGAGGCACCTATTTTTTCAGCAAATGGCAGTAGTTACATTGCTATAAGCCCAATAAAAGATGGTCCAACTGGTTATTTCAAACATATTGTTTGGGTAAATGTTGCCCAAAAATTAGTCGTTCCGCTTACTCATGGAAAATTTGAAGTTACACAAATAGTAGCATGGGATCAGCCTAATAATACCAT ATACTTTATAGGTATTCCACCTATGAGACCAGGACAGAGGCATCTTTATTATGTGAGTTCATTGTTACCACACGTGGGTTCGTCTCTACATCCTGCTGTTTGTGTTACTTGTACAGCAACATCAGAAGGAAATCGAAATAAACATAGAACAGCTTCATCTGGTCATCATAGTGCTTGGTCTGACAATAATTACATACATGATCATTATGAAACACAAACAGAAAGTATACAAGATAAATATGTTGGACAGCCAAAGGAAAATGTTACAAAGAAACAGAAAGCGAAAGCATCCATTACGCCAG aaTTTACCGATCAACCTTGTCAATATCACAATGCTATTTTCCCACTAGTTGGAACTGATTATTTTGTTTTGGAATGTTATGGGCCTGGTATACCCACTGTTACTTTATATAAAACTAATTTTCCTATGCCACGTCTTATCTATGTCTTACAGAataatacattattacgt GAACGAGTTGCTAAACTTGCACTCCCacaaataaaaacatttcCTGTTCAAATAAGTGGTGGATATAATGCACAAGTAAAATTGCATTTACCACCAGGACTAAGAGAAGATGAAATCACCAGATATCCATTAATTGTACAAGT gtATGGTGCACCAGGTTCACAGCTAGTAACAGAAACGTTTAAAATTGATTGGAATACTTATTTGGCTAGTAGAAAAAATATGATTGTTGCACAAATTGACGGGAGAGGTAGCGGAGGCCAAGGCTATAAGTTTCTTCACGAAGTGTACTATAGACTCGGCTCTGTAGAAGTTGCTGATCAACTTGAAGTGACCGA atatttgCGGGATTCATTGCATTTCGTGGATAAGCAACGAGTGGCTGTTTGGGGTTGGAGTTATGGAGGTTTCGTAGCTGCCCTTGCGCTGGCGCATCCTGGGCAAGATGTCTTTGAATGTGGTATAAGTGTAGCACCTATTGTTTCATGGAAACTTCATG ATTCAGCATATGCTGAAAGATACATGGGTTTACCAGATGTTATAGCAAATTATAAAGGATACGCCGAGTCAGATGTGTATGAGAAAGTggaaaatttacgaaataaaatgttttatttagtGCATGGCACTGCAGATGATAACGTCCAATTTCAACAATCCATGGCACTTACGCATTACCTTGCAAAAAAAGACATACTTTTCCGACAACAG GTGTATCCAGACGTGGGTCATACATTAGCAGGAGTGAAAGGTCACCTCTACTTATCAATGGCTCAATTTTTGGATGATTGTTTCCAGAAACAAGTACCTACTGATACAAAACCTGGTCTCATCAGTGGCGGAGCTTGTCTGTAG